A portion of the Flavobacterium magnum genome contains these proteins:
- a CDS encoding S41 family peptidase encodes MKRTYKYLILLFFGVLAFQACEDMDDKVAAAPEGLEVESFIYRGLNLYYLWKADVPDLADDRFENQEQKNAFLDAAGSPEQLFQDLLYKPVSKFPNDAVDRFSVLFDDYVALENLFAGVTKNNGVDFGLKRKNGGSEVFGWVRYIIPGSDAAGKDIHRGDMFYAVDGVPLYSNSPTDDNLDLLAKDTYTLSLADYDGGNITPNGRTVTLTKTELTENPVFDARIIPVGSHKIAYLAYNGFTANFDSQLNNAFGQFLAGGATDLVLDLRYNSGGSVRTATRLASMITGQFNGQLFAKQQWNAEVQAAYEELNPQALVNNFTNSIGSAAINSLNLTKVYILTTRGTASASELVINGLKPYIEVVQIGDKTTGKNVGSITLYDSPALVNKDNISTKHKYAMQPLVFKTTNAEGFGDYASGLVPTVPLLENLANLGQLGDVNEPLLSTAIGQITSSGRRIYRNPSDQTRDFKDSKSLRRFGTEMYLDDVPTGIIRK; translated from the coding sequence ATGAAAAGAACTTATAAATACTTGATTTTGCTGTTTTTTGGCGTGCTTGCGTTTCAGGCATGTGAGGATATGGACGATAAAGTTGCGGCGGCGCCGGAAGGACTCGAAGTCGAAAGCTTTATTTACCGTGGCCTGAACCTTTACTATTTGTGGAAGGCGGACGTACCCGACCTCGCCGACGACCGCTTTGAGAACCAGGAACAGAAAAACGCGTTCCTGGACGCTGCGGGAAGCCCTGAGCAATTGTTCCAGGATCTGCTGTACAAACCGGTGAGCAAATTTCCAAACGACGCTGTTGACCGCTTCAGCGTATTGTTTGACGACTACGTTGCACTGGAAAATCTTTTCGCAGGGGTGACCAAAAATAACGGCGTCGATTTCGGTCTTAAGCGGAAAAATGGCGGCAGTGAGGTTTTCGGCTGGGTACGATACATCATCCCAGGCTCAGATGCTGCAGGAAAGGACATCCATCGCGGTGATATGTTCTATGCTGTCGACGGCGTACCGCTTTATTCGAACAGCCCTACTGACGATAACCTGGATTTATTGGCAAAGGATACCTACACGTTAAGCCTGGCCGATTATGACGGCGGGAATATAACCCCGAACGGACGCACGGTGACCCTGACTAAAACAGAGCTCACTGAGAATCCGGTTTTCGATGCGAGGATTATCCCTGTCGGAAGTCACAAGATTGCGTACCTCGCTTACAATGGATTTACGGCAAATTTCGATTCGCAACTCAATAACGCATTTGGGCAATTCCTTGCCGGTGGCGCCACAGACCTTGTTTTGGATTTACGCTACAATTCAGGTGGCTCTGTACGCACGGCTACGCGGCTGGCGAGTATGATCACCGGGCAGTTCAACGGACAGCTGTTTGCTAAGCAGCAATGGAATGCAGAAGTGCAGGCCGCCTACGAGGAACTGAATCCGCAGGCATTGGTCAATAATTTTACGAATTCGATCGGCAGTGCTGCAATCAACAGCCTGAACCTTACTAAGGTATACATCCTCACCACAAGAGGTACGGCGTCGGCCAGCGAGCTGGTCATTAACGGACTGAAGCCTTACATCGAAGTCGTGCAGATTGGGGACAAGACCACCGGAAAGAATGTGGGGTCAATCACCTTATACGATTCTCCCGCATTGGTCAACAAAGACAATATTTCGACGAAACACAAATACGCGATGCAGCCGTTGGTTTTTAAAACGACCAATGCTGAAGGGTTTGGGGATTATGCCAGCGGACTTGTGCCTACGGTACCGCTTTTGGAAAATTTAGCGAATCTTGGGCAGCTCGGCGATGTCAACGAACCATTGCTAAGCACCGCGATTGGACAGATTACTTCCAGCGGCCGCAGGATATATCGAAATCCTTCAGATCAGACACGGGATTTCAAGGATTCAAAATCCCTCAGGCGCTTCGGTACTGAGATGTATCTTGATGACGTTCCGACAGGTATCATCCGAAAATAG
- a CDS encoding DUF4252 domain-containing protein yields MKRFFIILVCGLLLTGCNSKPSLQQYFVKHSGKSNFVVLDLTPGIFKMDKLKLNAEEKKALDTFDKMNMLFFKSDSVSATAYERENKALKALLKDKKYELLMRVGSGSDGASISYVGKDDEHIDEFVIYAAKKENGIAVVRVLGDNMDPSGVMTLLSLLKNADIDQKQLEPLKKLMK; encoded by the coding sequence ATGAAACGTTTTTTTATAATACTGGTTTGCGGCCTGTTGCTTACGGGCTGCAATTCCAAACCATCGTTACAGCAGTACTTCGTTAAGCACAGCGGCAAATCTAATTTCGTCGTGTTGGACCTGACGCCCGGGATTTTTAAAATGGACAAGCTTAAATTGAACGCCGAAGAGAAAAAAGCCCTGGATACTTTTGACAAAATGAATATGCTGTTCTTCAAATCGGATTCTGTGTCAGCCACAGCCTATGAACGGGAAAATAAAGCTTTGAAAGCACTTCTAAAAGACAAGAAATACGAACTGCTGATGCGCGTCGGGTCTGGAAGTGATGGCGCTTCAATAAGTTATGTCGGAAAAGACGACGAGCACATCGACGAATTCGTCATTTACGCTGCGAAAAAAGAAAACGGAATTGCGGTAGTCCGCGTCTTAGGGGACAATATGGATCCGTCCGGGGTAATGACGCTGCTGTCGTTGCTGAAAAACGCCGACATAGATCAGAAGCAGCTCGAGCCATTGAAAAAGCTTATGAAATAA
- a CDS encoding phytoene/squalene synthase family protein yields the protein MKSIFDTISFRCSKDVTKAYSTSFSAAVRMLAPSIRQDVYNIYGFVRFADEIVDSFHDYDKETLFNAFEEDLEKALFHKISLNPVLNAFQHTVHKYQIPMSLVEAFMHSMRLDLTKSVYETKADYEQYIYGSADVVGLMCLKVFVNGNEDRYHELEYAAMKLGSAFQKVNFLRDLKADHEELNRTYFPGTDLNQLDEVSKQQIIEEIEADFKIGYEGIAGLPLEAKFGVYTAYVYYRKLLSKLKKVPSADLKTKRIRVPDYEKYGLFAKCYLTYRFNFI from the coding sequence ATGAAATCCATTTTCGATACCATATCATTCCGCTGCAGCAAAGATGTTACGAAGGCTTACAGCACGTCATTTTCAGCTGCGGTGCGTATGCTTGCACCTTCTATCAGGCAGGATGTGTACAACATTTACGGATTCGTCAGGTTTGCGGATGAAATTGTCGACAGTTTCCACGACTATGATAAGGAGACCCTTTTCAATGCGTTTGAAGAAGATCTTGAAAAAGCGCTGTTTCACAAAATCAGCCTCAATCCGGTGCTCAATGCCTTCCAGCATACCGTCCACAAATACCAGATTCCGATGTCGCTGGTTGAGGCCTTTATGCACAGCATGCGTTTGGACCTCACCAAATCTGTCTATGAAACCAAAGCCGATTACGAGCAGTACATTTACGGCTCAGCGGATGTTGTCGGACTGATGTGTCTCAAAGTGTTTGTGAATGGCAACGAGGACAGATACCACGAACTCGAGTACGCCGCGATGAAGTTGGGATCGGCCTTCCAAAAAGTAAACTTTTTAAGGGATTTGAAGGCAGATCATGAGGAGTTGAACCGCACTTATTTTCCCGGAACCGACCTGAACCAGCTGGACGAGGTATCCAAGCAGCAGATCATTGAAGAAATAGAAGCGGATTTCAAAATAGGGTATGAGGGCATAGCAGGCCTGCCGCTTGAAGCGAAGTTCGGAGTATATACTGCCTATGTGTATTACCGGAAACTGCTTTCCAAGTTGAAAAAAGTTCCGTCCGCTGATTTGAAGACCAAACGCATCCGTGTTCCTGATTATGAGAAATACGGACTTTTTGCCAAATGTTACCTGACGTACAGGTTTAATTTTATTTAA
- a CDS encoding DUF5074 domain-containing protein, protein MKLTKLFFTLLAGSLFLVSCDDTDSAAPLGAYENGILVVNEGNGTAGSVTFFGDDMATVQQNVYGAENGGDGLGGYVQSIFFNGDEAFIISNGSNKITVVNRYTFKVIDKIDSNLSVPRYGVVLDGKAYVTNLATFGSLTDDFVTVINLDTYEVENTFPVNAIADKIVEENGRLYIGNGNYGDGHSVTVMNPENGAVITTLETTLSPTSMAKDGNVLYVLCSSYQDPSRIVKINLENNQVIGTIALGDALVNAQNLDIEGGKLFFTVNSDVFAAPLDALTIGNTPLFTSEAVTLYGFSAENNHIYVSDAKNFASDGEAFIYALDGTLQQQFTVGLIPNGFYFN, encoded by the coding sequence ATGAAGCTCACAAAATTATTTTTTACCCTGCTCGCCGGTTCCCTGTTTCTGGTTTCCTGTGATGATACCGACAGTGCGGCGCCACTGGGTGCATACGAAAACGGCATCCTGGTCGTCAATGAAGGCAATGGCACAGCGGGATCGGTCACATTTTTCGGCGATGACATGGCCACCGTGCAGCAAAATGTATATGGCGCAGAGAATGGAGGCGACGGATTGGGCGGGTACGTACAATCGATATTCTTCAATGGTGATGAGGCGTTTATCATTTCGAACGGCTCGAATAAGATTACGGTCGTCAACCGCTATACTTTCAAGGTCATCGACAAAATCGACAGCAATCTTTCAGTCCCCAGGTACGGCGTGGTATTAGACGGCAAGGCGTATGTGACAAATCTGGCCACGTTCGGGAGTTTAACGGATGATTTCGTTACGGTCATCAACCTGGATACGTACGAAGTCGAAAACACATTTCCCGTTAATGCAATAGCCGATAAGATTGTGGAAGAAAACGGCAGGCTGTACATCGGGAATGGAAATTACGGTGACGGGCATTCCGTTACCGTGATGAATCCGGAAAACGGGGCGGTGATTACGACATTGGAAACCACCTTATCACCCACATCAATGGCGAAAGACGGCAATGTATTGTATGTACTTTGTTCCAGTTACCAGGACCCGAGCCGGATTGTGAAAATCAACCTGGAGAACAATCAGGTAATCGGGACGATTGCATTGGGCGATGCACTTGTGAACGCACAAAATCTTGATATTGAGGGTGGGAAATTGTTTTTTACCGTTAACTCAGATGTCTTTGCTGCGCCATTGGATGCCCTGACGATTGGCAATACGCCCTTGTTCACCTCTGAGGCGGTTACTCTATACGGTTTTTCGGCGGAGAACAATCACATTTATGTTTCCGATGCCAAAAACTTCGCTTCTGATGGCGAGGCTTTCATTTACGCGCTTGATGGAACGCTGCAACAGCAATTCACCGTCGGCCTGATTCCCAACGGATTTTATTTCAACTAA
- a CDS encoding MerR family transcriptional regulator gives MNSAHAIFNIRDLENISGIKAHTIRIWEKRYNILQPERTDTNIRLYTIENLKRLLNITLLHHHGYKISKIATFDEDKLKVMIGDIISPKTVRHHAISAFKMAMLQFDQDYFLQTYNELLSEKSFREIFNDIFIPLLNEIGMLWQTETVSAVHEHFISSLLRQKISANIEKAQRETPTLGERTFVFYLPLHENHELGLLYMHYEAVLNGCKTIYLGPGIQIDDLDRLGPHIANPVFVTYFTLDPERDTLQAYFSEFGSKLLDGTTSELWVGGSQVVDVPDQQYHKSISIIHSFTDYIRKL, from the coding sequence ATGAACAGTGCCCATGCCATCTTTAACATACGCGACCTGGAAAATATTTCAGGGATAAAGGCACATACCATCCGTATCTGGGAAAAGCGCTACAATATCCTGCAGCCCGAACGAACGGATACCAACATCAGGCTTTACACCATCGAGAATCTCAAACGCCTGCTGAACATTACGCTGTTGCACCACCACGGTTACAAGATTTCGAAGATTGCAACGTTCGATGAAGACAAGCTGAAGGTCATGATCGGGGATATCATTTCGCCAAAAACCGTGAGGCATCATGCCATCAGTGCTTTTAAAATGGCGATGCTTCAATTCGACCAGGATTATTTTCTTCAGACCTATAATGAGTTGCTTTCCGAGAAATCGTTCCGAGAGATATTTAATGATATTTTTATTCCGCTGCTCAATGAAATCGGGATGTTATGGCAAACGGAGACCGTCAGCGCCGTCCATGAACATTTTATCAGTTCGCTGCTGCGCCAGAAAATTTCAGCCAACATCGAAAAGGCACAGCGTGAAACGCCGACTTTAGGTGAGAGGACATTTGTATTTTATCTGCCGTTGCATGAGAATCACGAGCTCGGTTTACTTTATATGCATTACGAAGCAGTACTCAACGGCTGTAAAACCATTTATCTGGGGCCCGGTATACAAATCGATGACCTCGACAGGCTGGGGCCGCACATTGCAAATCCTGTATTTGTGACGTACTTTACGCTGGATCCTGAAAGGGACACGCTGCAGGCTTACTTCTCAGAATTCGGCAGTAAATTGCTTGACGGTACGACGTCCGAGCTTTGGGTCGGGGGCAGCCAGGTTGTCGATGTGCCTGATCAACAGTATCATAAGTCCATTTCCATTATCCATTCATTTACAGATTACATCCGCAAGTTATAA
- a CDS encoding sterol desaturase family protein: MWIHIFVFFATFFFMEFMAWFSHKYIMHGFLWVLHADHHKKDHDSWFERNDAFFLIYAVISVGFFLLWQYDILSIGLAIGLGIFVYGATYFLVHDIFIHQRFKMFRNANNRYARAVRRAHKMHHKHLGKDQGECFGMLIVPFKYFKK; this comes from the coding sequence ATGTGGATCCACATCTTCGTTTTTTTTGCGACTTTCTTCTTTATGGAATTTATGGCCTGGTTTAGCCATAAATATATTATGCACGGATTTCTTTGGGTACTGCACGCAGACCATCATAAAAAGGACCATGATTCATGGTTTGAGCGCAATGATGCATTCTTCTTGATTTATGCAGTAATCAGCGTTGGATTTTTCCTGCTTTGGCAATACGATATCCTCAGTATCGGACTCGCAATAGGCTTGGGAATCTTTGTCTACGGCGCTACCTATTTTCTTGTCCACGATATATTTATACACCAAAGATTCAAGATGTTCCGAAACGCCAACAACCGCTATGCAAGAGCGGTTCGCAGGGCGCACAAGATGCACCACAAACATTTAGGGAAGGACCAGGGCGAATGTTTTGGGATGCTTATTGTACCTTTCAAATATTTTAAAAAGTAA
- a CDS encoding TonB-dependent receptor plug domain-containing protein: MLCRNVVAQQQPIALEEVVISDAQLKHFSQSQSVIILRDSIIEANPPSLTGLLSRNTFLYFKENGLGMVSSPSFRGTTAQQTSVIWNGINVNSQLNGQMDFNTISGSDFNTIVVRGGGGSVLYGSSAIGGAISLNNEVVFGKSLSQSVRAAYGSFNTAALAYRLQFGTKKFSLQTGFSANASSNDYRNAGHTFENRNGQFRNLGFNANAGYQFGANDFIKFHTRLYEGGRHFALISPSDSKTKYRDSNSWYLLEWDHFAGRFISRSKIALLREHYQYYEDIQNADYTFGKLNTLNGRYDLTFNLNEKIRLNGIADFTQHAGWVSSLVSQKRQIASGSLLLAHRISERLQYELGFRKEITDNYDSPLLFSFGTLYRISEKYKLKGNVSKNFRIPTFNDLYWDGLGNPDLHPETAVQVEIGQEITVGHCSLSITAYHSDIQDMIRWVPRAGGVFSPENTDKVKINGIETACRWNTKINTHTLEANLLYAYNQSENAVTGKQLVYVPFHKITASAGYGFRRWSFTVQHLFTDKVYTQTDNNPARIVPYYNVTDAALAYDFGRKDHLKLGCHVRNLWNENYQSVEGRYMPQRNIDLYLTLKF; this comes from the coding sequence TTGCTGTGCCGAAACGTTGTCGCGCAGCAGCAGCCCATTGCGTTGGAGGAAGTCGTCATTTCCGACGCGCAATTGAAGCATTTCAGTCAGTCGCAGTCGGTCATAATCCTACGCGATTCCATAATTGAAGCGAATCCGCCTTCGCTTACGGGCTTATTGAGCCGCAACACGTTCCTTTACTTTAAGGAGAATGGCCTGGGCATGGTCTCTTCGCCTTCTTTTCGCGGGACTACAGCGCAGCAGACCAGCGTGATCTGGAACGGCATTAACGTAAATTCCCAGCTGAACGGGCAAATGGACTTCAACACGATTTCGGGATCCGATTTTAATACTATTGTCGTACGTGGCGGTGGCGGAAGCGTACTGTATGGCAGCAGCGCGATTGGCGGGGCCATAAGCCTGAACAATGAGGTGGTCTTCGGAAAATCACTCTCGCAAAGTGTCCGTGCGGCGTACGGAAGTTTCAATACGGCGGCTTTGGCGTACCGACTGCAGTTTGGGACAAAAAAATTCAGTCTTCAAACCGGTTTTTCGGCAAATGCATCATCCAACGACTACCGTAATGCCGGCCATACTTTTGAAAATCGGAATGGTCAATTCCGGAATTTGGGCTTCAACGCGAATGCGGGCTACCAATTTGGCGCAAATGATTTCATCAAGTTTCACACGCGGTTATATGAAGGCGGACGCCATTTTGCATTGATTTCCCCTTCGGACAGCAAAACAAAATACCGCGACTCGAATAGCTGGTATTTGCTGGAATGGGATCATTTTGCAGGGCGTTTTATTTCCCGGTCGAAAATTGCATTGCTCAGGGAGCACTACCAATATTACGAGGACATACAAAATGCCGATTATACTTTCGGCAAATTAAATACGCTGAACGGCCGATACGACCTGACTTTTAACTTAAATGAAAAAATACGCCTGAATGGCATCGCTGATTTCACACAACATGCGGGATGGGTGTCATCACTCGTGAGCCAGAAACGGCAAATCGCTTCGGGTTCGTTGCTGCTTGCGCACCGCATTTCGGAAAGACTTCAATACGAATTGGGCTTTCGGAAAGAAATTACGGACAATTATGACAGTCCGCTGCTGTTCTCATTCGGCACGCTTTATCGCATCTCCGAAAAGTACAAACTGAAAGGCAACGTGTCGAAAAACTTCCGCATCCCCACATTCAATGACCTGTATTGGGATGGCTTGGGCAACCCTGACCTGCATCCGGAAACTGCCGTTCAGGTGGAAATCGGGCAGGAAATAACAGTCGGTCATTGCAGTTTGTCGATCACCGCTTACCATAGCGATATTCAGGACATGATACGATGGGTGCCACGCGCCGGCGGCGTCTTTTCGCCCGAAAATACCGATAAGGTAAAAATCAACGGCATTGAAACGGCCTGCCGTTGGAACACCAAAATCAACACGCACACGCTTGAGGCGAACCTCCTGTATGCGTACAATCAATCGGAGAACGCCGTTACTGGCAAACAACTGGTCTATGTGCCTTTTCATAAAATTACCGCTTCGGCAGGCTATGGCTTTCGGAGGTGGTCGTTCACTGTGCAGCATCTCTTCACCGATAAGGTTTACACGCAGACAGATAACAATCCCGCCAGGATTGTTCCGTACTACAACGTGACCGACGCCGCGCTTGCTTATGATTTCGGCAGAAAAGACCATTTGAAACTCGGATGCCACGTCCGGAACCTTTGGAACGAAAATTACCAAAGCGTCGAAGGCCGCTATATGCCGCAACGAAACATCGACTTATATCTAACCCTTAAATTTTAA
- a CDS encoding ABC transporter substrate-binding protein, which yields MKRNFLKLLLLLLVSVTFSCAKNGKPVTQELPQHPNAIKYARGLAIYHYDGFSIVKVSNPWPKATKDYTYVLYKTNTVVPDSLRQFTAVQVPVKSIVVTSTTHIPSLDMLGVENSLAGFPNLDYISSEKIRKRIDQGKIRELGSNQNLNTEVLIGLSPDVIIGYGIDNNNPTLDNLQRAGLKVLLNGDWNEQTPLGKAEWIKFFGVLYGKEAAADRLFETIENDYNCTMALVRKTKNRPSVLAGAVYENHWYLPEGNSWGAQFIGQAGGTYLWAGSKGTGSLSLPFEVVFDKAQHAAFWIGPGQFTSLKEMADANANYKAFDAYKNRNIYSFSSKKGKTGGIVFYELAPNRPDLVLRDMVKILHPELLPEYKLYFFEKLR from the coding sequence ATGAAAAGAAACTTCCTTAAATTATTATTGCTGCTGCTGGTTTCCGTGACTTTCTCGTGCGCGAAAAACGGGAAACCGGTTACTCAGGAATTGCCGCAGCACCCAAATGCAATTAAGTATGCCAGGGGGCTCGCCATTTATCACTATGACGGTTTTTCAATCGTTAAGGTTTCCAATCCCTGGCCAAAGGCGACAAAGGATTATACCTACGTACTTTATAAAACAAACACGGTCGTCCCGGACAGTCTCAGGCAGTTCACAGCGGTGCAGGTTCCTGTCAAATCGATTGTGGTGACTTCGACCACGCACATTCCGTCGCTCGATATGCTGGGTGTTGAGAATTCGCTTGCGGGTTTCCCAAATCTGGACTACATTTCTTCTGAAAAAATCCGCAAACGCATCGACCAGGGCAAGATCAGGGAATTGGGATCCAACCAAAACCTGAATACCGAAGTACTCATCGGACTGTCGCCTGACGTCATTATCGGCTATGGCATCGACAACAACAATCCTACTTTAGACAACCTGCAACGCGCCGGATTGAAGGTATTGCTGAATGGGGATTGGAATGAACAAACCCCTTTGGGAAAAGCCGAGTGGATCAAGTTCTTCGGCGTTTTGTATGGCAAAGAAGCCGCCGCGGACCGATTGTTTGAAACCATCGAGAATGACTACAATTGCACTATGGCTCTGGTACGCAAAACCAAAAACCGGCCGTCAGTCCTTGCCGGTGCCGTATACGAAAACCATTGGTATCTGCCGGAAGGGAACAGCTGGGGGGCGCAGTTTATCGGACAGGCAGGCGGTACCTACCTGTGGGCTGGTTCTAAAGGAACGGGAAGCCTGTCACTGCCCTTCGAAGTCGTATTCGACAAGGCGCAGCACGCCGCATTCTGGATTGGGCCCGGCCAATTTACATCACTAAAGGAAATGGCGGACGCCAATGCCAATTACAAGGCTTTTGATGCGTATAAAAACAGGAACATATATTCTTTCAGCTCCAAAAAAGGAAAGACCGGTGGCATCGTTTTCTATGAACTTGCACCAAACCGGCCTGATCTCGTACTGCGGGATATGGTAAAAATCCTGCATCCGGAATTGCTGCCGGAATACAAACTTTATTTTTTCGAAAAACTTCGGTGA
- a CDS encoding RNA polymerase sigma factor produces the protein MTQSDFIAIINPIRSKLFRFAKRLLISNEEAEDATQEVIMKLWAMNEKLAAYRSIEALAMTMTKNYCLDQLKSNRATKHLQIVHSDFALHGKDFQQDLEAADSLKWIGKIVNRLPEQQKLVLHMRDVEHYEFSQIAEILDITEVTARVTLNRARKTIKEQIIKTHQYGTA, from the coding sequence ATGACCCAGAGTGACTTCATTGCCATCATCAATCCAATACGGAGCAAATTGTTCCGGTTTGCGAAGCGTTTGCTGATTAGCAATGAAGAAGCGGAAGATGCCACGCAGGAAGTCATCATGAAGCTCTGGGCGATGAATGAAAAGTTAGCGGCCTACCGCAGCATTGAAGCGCTGGCCATGACGATGACCAAAAATTATTGCCTTGACCAGCTCAAATCGAACAGGGCGACAAAACACCTGCAGATTGTCCACAGTGATTTTGCACTGCACGGCAAAGATTTCCAGCAGGACCTCGAGGCGGCAGACAGCCTGAAATGGATCGGGAAAATTGTAAACCGACTGCCTGAACAACAAAAATTGGTACTCCACATGCGCGATGTCGAACACTATGAATTTTCGCAGATCGCTGAAATCCTCGACATCACTGAAGTGACAGCGAGAGTGACCCTGAACAGGGCACGAAAGACTATTAAGGAACAGATTATTAAAACGCACCAGTATGGAACCGCATAG
- a CDS encoding phytoene desaturase family protein codes for MRKTIAVIGSGFSSLAAACYLAKAGHSVTVYEKNATIGGRARQLKKDGFTFDMGPSWYWMPDIFERFFADFGKKPSDFYDLVKLSPAYRVYFGPKDFVEIADNFEAIRRTFEAIEPGSGAKLADFIGKAKSNYTIAMTDLVYRPGNSPLELITGETILNLGQFFSNISSDIRKKFDNPKLVSILEFPVLFLGAKPSDTPSFYSFMNYADFGMGTWHPKTGMFDVVAAIQQLAEGLGVVFQTSSNIEKITVQNNSATQLTINGKYVPADVVLSGADYHHTETLLDKPFRQYSERYWDKRIFAPSALLFYVGLSEKVDGISHHALFFDTDFDKHAKSIYDTPEWPEAPLFYSSFPSKTDPSAAPEGMESAVFLIPLAPGIEDTPELRSKYFEMIMDRFEAMTGSDLRKNIIFKQDYCVNDFVNDYNSYKGNAYGLANTLLQTAFLRPKLKSRKIRNLYFTGQLTVPGPGVPPALISGKLAAGLIQNDITKTT; via the coding sequence ATGAGAAAGACAATTGCTGTTATCGGGTCCGGGTTTTCATCACTTGCTGCTGCGTGCTATTTGGCAAAAGCAGGGCATTCAGTGACCGTCTACGAAAAAAATGCCACCATCGGCGGCCGTGCGCGGCAGTTGAAAAAGGACGGATTCACGTTTGATATGGGACCCAGCTGGTACTGGATGCCGGATATTTTCGAGCGATTCTTCGCCGATTTCGGAAAGAAGCCATCAGATTTTTATGATCTTGTTAAATTGTCGCCCGCCTACCGGGTGTATTTCGGTCCAAAGGATTTTGTTGAAATTGCGGATAACTTTGAAGCGATTCGCCGTACTTTCGAGGCAATAGAGCCGGGAAGCGGAGCAAAACTGGCGGATTTTATCGGCAAAGCGAAAAGTAATTACACCATAGCGATGACCGATCTCGTTTACAGGCCAGGGAATTCGCCGCTGGAATTGATTACGGGGGAAACGATACTGAATCTAGGCCAATTCTTTTCCAACATTAGCAGCGACATCCGTAAAAAATTCGACAATCCGAAACTGGTCAGCATACTTGAATTTCCGGTACTTTTTTTAGGGGCCAAACCTTCAGACACCCCATCATTTTATAGTTTCATGAATTATGCCGATTTTGGTATGGGTACCTGGCATCCTAAAACAGGAATGTTCGACGTCGTTGCGGCAATCCAACAGCTGGCTGAAGGACTCGGCGTTGTTTTTCAAACCTCGAGCAATATTGAGAAAATTACGGTTCAAAACAACAGCGCAACGCAACTGACCATCAATGGGAAATATGTACCGGCAGATGTGGTACTGAGTGGTGCTGATTACCATCACACCGAGACACTACTTGACAAGCCTTTCCGGCAGTATTCAGAGCGATATTGGGACAAGAGGATTTTCGCTCCGTCCGCATTGCTTTTTTATGTCGGCCTGAGTGAAAAAGTGGACGGCATCAGCCACCACGCCTTGTTTTTCGATACCGATTTTGACAAACACGCGAAGTCTATTTACGATACGCCCGAATGGCCTGAGGCGCCGCTTTTTTATTCCAGTTTCCCTTCGAAAACGGACCCGTCCGCTGCGCCTGAAGGCATGGAAAGTGCCGTGTTCCTGATTCCGCTCGCGCCGGGAATAGAAGACACCCCCGAATTGAGAAGCAAGTATTTTGAAATGATTATGGACCGTTTTGAGGCGATGACGGGCAGTGATTTGAGAAAAAACATTATATTTAAACAGGATTATTGTGTCAACGATTTTGTCAATGACTACAATTCCTATAAAGGCAATGCCTACGGGCTGGCCAACACCTTGTTGCAGACCGCCTTCCTGAGACCAAAACTGAAAAGCCGTAAAATCCGTAATTTGTATTTTACGGGTCAGCTGACCGTGCCGGGGCCGGGTGTGCCGCCGGCATTGATTTCCGGCAAACTTGCCGCGGGACTGATACAAAATGACATTACCAAAACAACCTGA
- a CDS encoding DUF4252 domain-containing protein, producing the protein MKSTKKMFVYAALLVPMLFFGQITFDKFDGRDDITAVIVNKKMFQMMGKVDSKDKEAQQYLNLIKKLDYLRVFTTTNEKTTQEMKSTTEKYIKSSGLEELMRVTDKGKNIRIMIKSGAKETIVKELLMFIEGSGKDDTVLLSLVGEFDLDEISVLTDKMKLPGGDVLSKGTKGKK; encoded by the coding sequence ATGAAATCAACAAAAAAAATGTTCGTTTACGCTGCACTTCTGGTGCCCATGTTATTCTTCGGCCAGATCACTTTTGATAAATTCGACGGCCGTGATGACATTACGGCGGTGATTGTCAACAAGAAGATGTTCCAGATGATGGGGAAGGTCGACAGCAAGGACAAGGAGGCCCAGCAGTACCTGAACCTGATCAAAAAACTGGATTACCTCAGGGTGTTTACAACGACCAATGAAAAAACCACCCAGGAAATGAAGTCCACGACTGAGAAATACATCAAATCGTCAGGCCTTGAAGAATTGATGCGCGTGACTGACAAAGGCAAAAACATCCGGATCATGATCAAATCGGGAGCTAAGGAAACCATCGTCAAAGAATTGCTGATGTTCATCGAAGGCTCAGGAAAAGACGACACGGTTTTGCTGTCGCTGGTTGGTGAATTTGACCTCGATGAAATTTCCGTTCTGACCGATAAAATGAAGCTTCCTGGCGGAGATGTCCTGTCTAAAGGAACCAAAGGCAAAAAGTAA